The window TTCCACTGAAATTAACCTGATtgttttagattttaattatcATATATGACCGTATCCCACAGCCTATCCCTTACAAAAGCAGCTATCCTCCTGTTCCAAATAATGGAAGATGTCATCCCCTGCTGTGGGGGCAGCAAATGTGAATTTAGTGACATAATTTTTCACCAATTGATATAATCTTCTTTGTGAACCACCTAGTGCTAAATTTTCTTATTGAACTTGGCAAATTATCTCTTCGCCCATTGATATAATCTTCTATTCTTCTTTAAGAAACGTCAGTttctatttttcattttcttaatATATAATGTAAGCATATGACATAGATATAGACTCATACCTTGTCCATACGTTCACTGGATTTGAAAAGATTGTGGACCTGTATGGCCTTGTCTAGTTTATGTGCAGGAGATGTGTATATCATCTTATGAAGTGTAGCATACATAGAAAATCAGTTGACAAATCTTCGTTTTAAATTCATTTGGTAGCACTTAGTTTTTTGCATTATATTATCCAACACTAACCAATGTCATTAGCTCGTACGTACGAGATATATAACAATCAACCAATGGTCCAACACTAACCAATGTCATCGGCTTGCCTGTATGAAATATATGGCAATGTCATTAGATCGTCCATACAAGATATATAACAATCAACCAATGGTCCAACACTAGTACCAATGTCATCAGCTTGACTTTATGAAATATATGGCAATCACCAACAATTGATTTTGGGTTGTGGATTGTGTTTTGACTTTTTAAATATGCGATGTGCAGATTAAGGGAATGAGTTTCATGTTTGAGATTAACGAAAGATATGTGAAGCAGTATTTGGTAAATTTTGGCCAGAAAAATAAGAAGTCTATCAAATTCGAACACTTAGCCAGAAGATGAATGCGGGCATGCCAGAAAGGTTTCTTGTTTCTTTCTGTATATATTTATTAGAAGAGCTTGTGTTCGAATTTATGTATGTGCTTCAGCTACATGTAAATATAGCAGGTTTTAGCTGTGTCCGATTTCTTATGTGACTCTCCACGTATTCACTCTGTTCTTCTGTATAAATATAGTATCTTTTTTGTAATAATCTATCAGATGGCATTAGGTTATGTGTTGGTGGTGTTATTGTTTGTTCTCATGATTTTGAAACCACCTCTGGAACAAGCTATATATCTTTCTCATCTGTCAGTATAAAATTGTAGAgtaggtcttatgtgagaccgtcttacggatcttaatctgtaagatgggtcaaccctacccatattcacaatataaagtaatactcgtagcataaaaattaatattttttcatggatgatccaaataagagatttgtctcacaaatacgacccgtgagatcgtctcacacaagtttttgccaaaattttATAGGTTAGgattttttttatggaaaaaaagAACAAAAGTTACGCGTGCTGTCACAAAAAATGGATTTTAATTACTGAACAGTATTGGAAAATAATAATGGACTCAAAGAGAATGTGTTAGTTCCAAAATTAGATTAGCCGAGCACGGATGAACTTGGTGGTGGGCTGTCTCATCCACTGAAAATTCTACAGTTGGTTTGATCGAGCGCTTCTTATCCCAAGAAATCGATCTGATAATGTTAAATGAGCaatgaattaatttaatcacaGGTGCAGGAGTCTGAGTTATAATAAGGGGAACAAAATAAGTTTTTTGTTTAGGATTATTCGATAACATTTTATTTCTATTGTATAGAGTATAATGCATATGTAATATTTTGCCATGTAAATTGGGTTTCTAGTTGTGTATATAATTAGGCGATTTCGAACATTATtaatagaagaaaaatattattcattCTAAAGATTCAATATTCTTTTATCTGGTGTGCATATTTTCCTCGTACTTGGGTTGTTCACATGGTATAAGAGCTGTAAGGCTCTATAACTCTATTGAGGACTCTGTGAAGGAGCAACGACATCTGGGTCCTGTTCTTCACACCGTCAGAATCGATCTTGCCTGGGATGGAAACCCAACATCTATCGACAGTGAAGCAGAACTATGTCTGGGCCACAAATCCATCACCCTTGCGTCTCTTGTGAAGGAAAGACCACTTTTGGGCGGCAAATTCGATATCTTGCAGACCTTGAACAAGATCGATTACGTCTGGGTCAAAAGAAGAATCGAGTTTGGAAGTCTCCACGGAAGTTGTGGGTTTGAAAAGACAAGACTCGTACTCTAATGGGCTTGAACACTTATCGGTCCATCTCACCATTCATATATGAATGTCAAAATATTCGTAGAATAGGCTGAGTCCATTAAATAGGTAATTGATTGCAAGGCAAAGACTAGGATACTTGACGGGAGAAACGAAGGAGCCTAAGAAGAAAGATCCAATGTGGTAATTTGGAGAATTCTTCCAAGATTTTTCAATTGAAAACCCATTTGTGGAATTCCAAGCAAAGGAAAGAAACATGATTGATTATTACCATGAGATGCGAGCACCATGGCACGAACTAGACTTGTGTTACGTCAGTGCATGGAAAAGAAACAGGTATATGTGTTTCTTGCTGGACTAAATCGAGAGCTTGATGATGTTCGTGGCAGAATTTGGAACAGTAACCCCTGCCATATCTCAGAAGTTGTGGCAGAAGTAAGAAGAGAAGAGGGTAGACGTCGAATAATGTTAAACGGCAAATTTGTGCCTGAAATTGAAGTGTCAGCCCTGGGGTCTAAAAGCACAACCAGTAACCATCAACCTAGTCAATGGCAGAAAGGGGATAAAAGCAAGTCTGAGCACTGTCATAGACTCATAAGCTGAGCCACACACGGGAGACTTGCTAGGAATTGCATGGAAAACTACCAAACTGGAAGCCGTAATTTCCAAAGCTAAAGGGCCGAAAATTTAGAGCAAATCAACCTGAAGTGGAGAAGAAACCTGGGCAACCTCTAGAACAATTTCTTCTAGTAAGGAACAAAATTAAggaatattttgttttttaatcgGTCAACTATTTATtgtattgtagcggcgttatgTGGCGTTTTATCAGCCGCATAACGGGAAAGCGGAAAGGAATGGGCTGAACGGGACGCAAGTTGCGACGGATTtgtaatcggcgacggttttggtaaaaccgtcgctaaaatccgTGGGAAGTCGCGCAAAAggagggcgcatatgcgcccggaaAGTCGCGAGTATTTCAACAACTGGTACACATGGAATTAGACATCGTGGATTTGATTATGGGTCGTCTCAGTATATTGGTGATAGATACAATGAATCTTCATCATCTATATGGCGTGGTGTTGGACGTCATGGTCCCGAGTATAGATCTTCAAGTACAGCTGATAGTTCTACCGTGTATCGTGGATTCGGATACTATAATTGCGTGACGAAACActattacaaaatcaatcatCCCATTCTAATGATATTTCGTCATCTCAATCTAATCAATATCCCTATGGACAATCACGTCAATATCCAAATGTTCGAAATCAATTTAATCTACGAGATAGTGATGAAGAATATAACAATGATCTCGCTCCTCCGCGTCACTCTTCATGGTATTAGCTTTGgtatgttataatttttagtgtgtattttcttattgtgatattattgtaaaatagttttgtattgatatattaatttgtaataactttatatattttattttttagtatgatgtaatttatatttacatttttttaccaattttttgaatttattaatttttttatacaaccgTTCCGCAACATAATATTGGAACTGGAACGGTCGTTGCCGTTCCAAGCACCGCAAccgttccggcgaaccatgTATGAGAGTGTCATTTTCCTAATTAAACAGTGGCCGAGATTATTTTAGAAATTTTTCCTCAATAATTGGTATAAGCTTTTTCAATCCACACAGTTCTCAAAATATTAGGTGTCTTCCTCTAGTTCATTAGCTCAACAATGTAACCTTTTCCCTTATATAGCCTTACATACGCCTATATTATTTATGATCCATAGACCCTGGAGCAACTGACCATATGACAAGTTCATCTAGATTATTTTTATCTTATACCCCATGTGCAGGAAGCAAGAATATTAAAATAGCAGATGACTTTTTATCCCCAACTGCAGGAAAATGGTCTATTGctatttcaaaaaatttgatttttgctcAATGTTCTCCATGTTCCCAATCTTTCATGTAATTTACTGTCGATAAAACCAGTTAACTAGAGAACTTAAATCTGTGTGAAGTTCAGGATTCAGCCTGGTATGACGAGTGGTAGTGCTACAGAGAAAGGTGAATTTGAAATGTcgactactcgtttttctttaaactATACtcgaaatatatttttttcaaacttgTTTTCGCCgaaaactaatatacatatatattttaaaaatatttttgcacccttttaaaataaactaaccaactaattatttgaaaatcctaaaaaaaagtaattcaaaatataaaatcgTAAACATCAACCACCCTAAACtaatattatttcaaaaataaacttaaatctaatattctctcaaaatcctctcaaaaaaatcataactcataaaaatatttaagtaatcataaatcataaacatagttttatttgcgaaaaactagcgacggtccatgagttgtgtgcaccttcagtccagcaagttCAATCATCCAGTCCTCCCTTAAAAATCATGCTCACGGGCATCGATCACACccagtgagtctattgactcagcaaaccttaaccatgataacaagtatacatatacatctacatgcaacagtgaaaatacttttaatcaaaatagcttttcatgaatatgcataaactttaaatcttTTTTCCTTTAATCAAAAGCATTTCCTTTCACCATATCATAATTCATTAAAATCGTAAAACTTTCCATCATCGTATATCATTTTTTGGTGAAGTTTGATATTTGAAAGTGACTAGTGGTAATCATATCATGTGGttgactgatcagtcttagctcaccattgtgcatggggacgggcactaggcaccgacgtaaaatggaaatacgatTTTCAGACTCTCTCTAGGGTATTCTCCTGTAAATGGGcgccctctggggccttttcccacaTCCGGGCTCCCTCTGGGTCTCCTctctcacgatattcccatcatatcatatcatgtttgtcacagtcaattcacatccttcaaaaatatttttctcttttttattCATGAAATATCGTGTCCTTTCCAATTtcgtaaaataatattttaacggGAAAAATCGTACGACATTAACgtaaatcataaaattccataaactttCCAAAATAAGCATACTAACATTTAttacagcatttagggcactatCAGAACGTCTAAcaattttcaggtgtaaaatgaccattttgcccctgaaacccGAACTTTCTCAATTTATCCTTAGACCTTAAAATGactacccaaatcatttcaaaattaacataacaccttaaaatacaccatAAATACTAGTAAAAAATGCACATGCATTGCATgtgctattattatttttaatttgattaaataatactaaataattaacacgaaattattttcgatttagaaaagttgttcgatttaaaagggaagttttattttgatttttttctatttaaaatatggagtgactTGAAAAGGTTTTAAGTATGGTAAAAAAGgtaattatggaattaaatattttggtttCCTCAAAGCTAGTTATTCTAAGGCCCTCacacttaatataatagtatagattTCTTAGACAGAAACTTAAGCTCATCGACTAATTTCCCAATTCGTTTTTAAAACTTAAACGTACATCTCGGTTTTACCCGAACATATTCGAAATTTAACCAAACTTAttggaatatttcatgttcgcaatcttgattttgatggtaacaaaactttttttttgtttataatgAATTTACCTAAGTTTGCAGAAACTGGAACTGATCAGGATTCGAACTGATCAAttatcgagccaaaactgaagctatcgagacgcaaaTTGAAAGCACCAACTGATCGCGCAAACTGAATCAATTCAACTGAAATATCAAAAGACCGGTTCAaatgattgtccagctgataggcaGTTCaccagaagaccttcagaagcccggccagctgatgaagagctcaacCGATGAAAAtttcagctgaccagttcaacggAAGCAgcgaaatcagttcagctgacgactcaattgatttctttcttttttataaCGATCAcgggccattaggctgaaccaacatgGGCCTCGGCCTATACTCACGCACCACTACTGGTtatgggtcgttaggatggtccaggctcatgcccatgcaccgccactCATAGAATATTACATCCCTGGAAAGTGGCTTCTTTCGccttccccaacacttgaacccagGACTTCCAGGCTTAAGTACTTATATTTTTAAAGTGTCTAGCTCAACTGGTATCAAAACTTTAAGAATCATGGTCTTAATGAAAGAAATATTGATTTTTGTGTCAATATTTACCTGTATGAGAAAATCtgatataaaaatcatataataagTTTTTAGTATTCCTATAGAGAAGTTGATTTTTGTGTCAATATTTAACAGTATGaatattaattttgggtttttaAGAATTCTAAGCGCTAACTTTAAATATGTATGATCTAGAAATatcttttttaaaacaaatatgaGAGAAACAATGTCGTTGggttaataaatttataatattttgtgataaCAAGTAAGCTATGACCTTATATAAGTAAATTAAGTTAAAAAATAATGGTGGATATCGAGAAAATTGTAACACAATAAGTCTTGTCTCTTTTTACAGTACTAATAATGATTTAAGGAGAAAGACATTCAATTAACTCCTTTGTGTTAGAGCGCGCTAGACTCATGGTCTTGATGAAAGAAATATTAGTAAAATGATAATTATTTGAGGATTAGTTTCTTTCGTACAAGGTTGAatcataaatttattttataacgATGAGGTTataatttttgggatttaagTCAATAGGCTATAAATTGATATTGAGTTAAGTTCCAAAATTCTATATGAGTTTCAAGTTTTGATATGGTAATTGTAATAGTTTCAAGATAGAATAAAATCAGTATCAATTCGCAAAAATTAAGTGCCAACCTGATTCAACTCACTTTGGTATATTTCGAAGCCATTCTAGGGATGAATTTGTTATCTAAGAGCCACACAATAATAGATTGCTAGAGTAAGCATGTCAAACTACGAGCCCCGAACCAAGAAGAAATCATGTATCATGGCAATGCCAAGAACGAAAATATATTCTTTCTGCTTCTCAGACTTGGAAAATCATAAAATTGTGCGAAGAATTTTAGCTAGCACTGTTGAACGAATTGCGGGAAGGAGTTGAGCTAAAGTTTGAAGATATCCAGTAGTACCAAAATTTTGCGGAATTCTTTCCAAAAGGGCTGCCTATAGATTGGTCCCTAATCGTGAAGTAGATTTCGAGATAAATTTTTTACCTGGTTCTGCATCAATATCTAAAGAACCCTACCGAATGGCTCCAACTGAAATCAAAGAGCTAAAAGAACAACTCCAAGAGTTGTTTGACAAAAGCAAATTAGGTCAAGTGCATCCCTTTGGAGAGCTGCAgtcctatttgtaaagaagatGAATGCTAGTATGacattgtgtatagattatatACAGAGAACTCAATAAAATCAtagtcaagaataaatatcttgTTCCAATGATAGATGGTCTTTTTGATCAACTTTAAAAAGCTACAGTCTTCTACAAGCTCGACATGAGGATAGGTTATCATCAGCTAAAGGTCAGAGCATAAGACATCCTTTAGAACAAGGTATGAGCATTACGAGTTCACGATAATACCATTTGGATTGAAAAGTGCTCTAACAACCTTCATGTACctcatgaacagagtgttcAAGTCTTTCCTCAACAACGTTTTagtggtattcatcgacgatTCACTCACCAAATGAAGAATACCACAAGGAGCATCAAGCGTCCCTTACTTCTTgctttaaataaatgattttttttttaaaaaatatttatttattctttaattgccgctttttcataattttataaatactaattgtgtaatattttatgttttaaatctTGTTTATAGTCGTCATGTGTTCAAACTCATAGTACAAGACGCCAGCTCTAGTCTTTTGGGTTTTATCTTGTGGTCGTACTGAGCCCATTTCACCTGCATTTTATCTGTTTCGATTTATATGTTTTAAATCTTATCGAACGATTTTAGTACAGCGACAGGCCAACTGTCCTTGTCATTTATCTGTTtcgatttatatatattttttattatctaATAATGTTTTCCAGGGATTTTAAACTATTAACATCAACATTATTTTCTGCCAGATTCGGGCCTTTCTTTTTCCCCCTATTTCGGGTTCGTTCGATCCTACCTGTGGGCCAGTGTCCCACAAGATTTAGATGGTCCAGATTTAGTtatatttgtgattttaaaaaaaatagtggaCCTTATGTATTTGTGGCTAAATCTGGACCCTTGATCTATACATGGAGGCACTGCCCCACATCTAGGGTGAAATATTCCCCAATTTCGCGTATAATATTTCTTTTTCAGAGTTCTGTGTGACGCTGAAACCACAACATTTTTCCGTCAGGGTGAACATCGCAAAAAGTTGTGTCTCGCTTCTCAAAATCGCTCCTTTTCTACCTTTTTCCCTAGAATTAATCAGACACTATAATAATAATGCccaaaaaagaatttaaatgcaaTTCAATGAAGAACGTGAAAATTCCATGCAAATTAAGAACTAAAGTGGCTTATTTTGATGTATAAAATTAGCGTATATTACGGTtcaacaaaaattaatatacaacaaatcaaccacaaattaataaaaagccacaaataaaaagtttattagttttttttttctttttctaagaaaaaaaattatatatttgcttTGCCATAGTTCGTAGTAAATATTTGTAGTTTCTATTCCGTAACATTTCTCTAGCTTCTATGATTCGTAGAGTTTCCTTCCATTTTTTCcaaatttgagaaaaaaatcAGAGTTTCCAACATTCCTTTATAATATGATAATCGGatatttattatttgttttACTTGTACAAACACAAGGGCGTGCTTAAGTCCTagcatatatatattcaaacatacaatttaataatttaaattagttTATTAAATAACaatattatattatgttattacACACTTCATAAATTGATGATTtcgttatttttttataaaatcataaaagtttttgacaaaataaaatacacttaaaGACAATGATATCTCATTGGAATGGAAAGTATGTGTGAGACAGGATAATGAACACATGTGATCTTCGAAATGTGAGACCTTTTTGTACTAACATTGCTTGTATAGATTCCTCCATTGTCTGCATATTGGGAGTAGAAAAGAGCCAAACTTGGTAATAATGATGGCTGTTTCACGTGagtgaaataaatttttatccGCTTTAATATCGTTGTGTCGAAGTCAATCTCACTATTGATATTGTTCGTTTTGGTCCAAAAGCTTCAAGGTTTTAAAACATGTAACTAGAGGTTGTCACGTGCCCACTTAAATGTCTACAGCTGTCCCGTGATTTGGCTTGATGATAAGGAAAACCTCAACAAGGACGTTGGATGATTAAAGAGGGTGAGAGTGCCTTAGGCATATCTCACATCGTCAAATCATGTGAGAGATACTGAACAATCAAGTTGGCATGTGACAATGTTTGATGAAGCATTTTAAAAGTATCAGCGCTGCCAAAGAGAACAATATCACCAGTGGAATCAGTACATTGCCTAGAATCCTGCCAGGAGTCGTTTCTTCAGTAACGCCCCTGACTCAATAACTGTCTCGTTGTACCGATATAGGTCTTTCAAGTATGCTTATGACCTCACTCACTCACACCATGAGAAACTTCCTAAAGACCACCCATATCAAAATTTCTCCAAGTAATGCATAGTTAACTTTATAGTTTTATGTTATTGGCTCCCAAAAAGAAGATATGTCTTGTTGATACGAGTAGTAtctatcaaatctttcagaCTTCCTCAATAGTACAATCTCATACTTGCAAAGTTTGGAATAATATCTTTCTAGTGTGTGATCGGTTCATGCCTGTTCCACTTTTCCTAGAAGCATACCAAGAGCCTCTCCTTATTCGTGCTGCCACTTGACACCAGTGGTCACTTCTCGTTATCATCGACCTTGGGCGTCACAAAGAGAAAACTACCTTTTATTGATTATCACAAGTTTGATACAAACACGATCAAGAAAAGTAAATATAATGTGAGTTTATATCATCTTTCTCATCACTTTACTCTTTTTCCTTGTATTCTATATCTCTTTTTTTTCTGATGGATTTATTCCCATCGTAGGGATAATCGTAGGGATAACACAATGGaagtataatataatatcttttaacaaaaaaatgagGATGATCAAATTGTGATAGATTCATATAAATCCTACaactattaaaattttaaattgcaTGAATAGAGATTAAGGTTATATGATGAAAACCGAAGGCGGTGATCGCTTGAGTCCAAACAACCTGACTAGGTCTACGATCCTCGAGAGCAGTACTAGTTTATGTATACTTTTTATCACGACGAGATATATGTGATCTAGTTTTATGTTTGTGTGATGTGAATTGTGTGTCAATCTCAATTTGACTTAGACACAACATATTTTTACGTGTCAATGATTCCTAATGGACTTGGATTCTTAAAACCCAATTGACCAATGTTTGGCTCGTATTTCATATGTCTAATAAGCTCTCACTTGCCCAAAAGCCGACACATAATACTGAAATCATAATCCAAGTAGGTCAATCAAATTGAACAATATTCCGTACAAACATCATACGTAATTACGAGAAATAAATATATCGTACATTTTAAATGTACACTTCCAAGTATAGAACTCCATAAGatgaagatatttcaaaattaaatacaTTCATCACATTATCTTAAGCACATAACATTTAAGTATTTAATTCACATCGATAGATCGACGATGTGTTTCTTATGACCAAATGAAGTTCAAGTGTATAATAGCACTAGGATCACAACATTTGTCATATTATATGTGAGgctcggggccgaagagggtggggggtgatcgccggtgccatgatgttgcacggacaatgagcggttcCTGGTAGACTTCTAGGCTGAGGGAACATGGATGAATCGATCTTACatcggaaggagagggattccaaaactgttcaggtatgagaCTCTGCAGTTGAAgatggcttaaaagatttgatatgtactactcatatcaagaagatgCATCTACTTTTcgatagctcatcacataagtactccaaagttaagcgtccttgacttggggcaatttggGATGAGTGACCCCCTGGAAATtttccagggtgcgtgtgagtgaggacataagtatGCTAGAAAGACTtctcttgatacagtgaggacagtcgtcgaatgtGAGgcattacagttggtatcagagactacctctccgagtacggtgtggtttggggacgaaccaagtggaagctggtgggcatgtgacgCCTGGGGCCGAAGAGGACCGGGGTGATCGccagtgccatgaggttgcacaggcaatgagcggctcctggcaggttTCTATGCGAAGAGAACATGGATGAACCGATCTTATACCGGAAGGAGAGGAATTCCAAAAATTTTCACATATGAGACTGTTCAGTTGAAGAGGGTTTAAAAAGTTTGATATGAAGagggtttaaaagattttatgTCTAATTTAGCGACGAATTATGGTATTAGACACAGTCGCTAAacgtaaaaccgtcgctaaattagaatccgtcgctaattaatTAACTGTTGctagtttttgaaattttagatgGAATATTAACTTTGTACATTGCACGCTGCAGATAATTGTATAATAGTATTAACAGCGTACACATGTACGCCgcggataatcttgaactttcaacagCTTGCAGTTGTGCAGCGTGCAATGTGCGCCGCAGAAAGAGAATTTGCGCGCAGTCTCGACTAGCAACCTTTATGCTTTTCTCAGGTTGGTGGATTGACTAGAAACTTGTTTAGAAtacataataatttaaatatgtgTTACATGATTGTCATCTATGTAGGGATTTAAATTAACCAAGCAGCTCGCGAGGTAGTTGGAGATCGGTTCGGTATAAAAACTCCTTTGAGATCGTTCATTAATCTTACAACTGCTTAAAATCTTGAATCACAAGTGAGCTTGCTGGATCTGCTTTAACAGCTTATATGATGTATACAAACTATATGAATGATGTTAGAACGGGCGGACTtcacataaaataaatatatttttaataaaaatcaacaaaatatttttttattatgaatattgaATATTAGATCTTTCTTGTGCTGTTCCCAGAGAGGTATGAGTGCAGCATGACGCGCGATAGAATAGCCCAAATTAAATGCCAACAACTGTCACACACCAGCTTGCTTCTCTCACAGAGCACAACTCTCCACTTTCCACTCTTCCATAATATACAGTCTTTCCAATCAAGATTCGATGAAGATTTAAATCATTCAAACACcttttattttcatatataaGATGTCGTCACCATTGATGATGCTATTTACAGCAACATTTCTTGTTCAGTTCTTCATGCATGCAGACTCAACCACCCACTCCAAAGATTTACTTGTTCTGAAGCAGCTCAAGGCCGCCATCAATCCCTCCACGATAACTCCCGGTTCCTGCATTTATTCATGGGACTTCACACTCGACCCCTGCGACAACCTCTTCACTGAGAAATTCACCTGCGGCTTCCGCTGCGATGTCCTACTCAACTCGGTCTCTCGAGTCACCGAACTAGCACTCGACTCCGCCGGATACTCCGCCTCACTCACCGCCGTTTCTTGGAACCTTCCTTACTTGGAGAACCTCGACTTATCCAACAACTTTTTCTCTGGCCCCATACCTGGCTCTATCTCGCGCTTGACTCGGTTGCAGCGTCTCGCCCTCTCGCGAAACTCGCTTTCCAAGGCGATCCCCGCCTCTGTAGGCTCGCTACCCAGCCTGGAACAGGTCTATTTAGACAACAACATGCTCGAGGGGGAAATCCCATCATCTTTCAACGGTATGAAGAATTTAAAAAGGCTAGAGCTTCAAGGAAACAAGCTCGGCGGCGCGTTTCCTGACCTGGGTCAACTCATTAACTTGAGTTTTCTTGACGCAAGCGACAATGAGATCTCCGGCCAGCTACCTGCTAACCTACCACCGTCTTTGTTCGAACTTATCATGAGGAATAACCAAATAGAAGGGAATATCCCGTCGACACTCGTCAATTTAGCTTACCTGCAAGTGTTGGATATAAGCCACAATAAGCTGAGTGGTTCAGTTCCGGCGAGTCTCTTCACCCACCCGTCGTTGCAGCAGCTAACTCTGTCCTTCAATCAATTCGGGTCGGTCCAAGTACCCATCAATTTGGGTTTGACGAGTCAGCTTATATCAGTTGACTTGAGCAACAATGATATCCACGGGTTTTTACCCGGGTTCATGGGTTTAATGCCCAGATTATCAGCTCTATCATTGGAGAATAACAAGTTTGTAGGTTTTATTCCGGCCCAGTACGTGCTGAAGGTCTTGGCAGCGGGTTCGGGTCAAGATTTGGCCCAGTTTGAGAGGCTTCTACTCGGAGGGAACTACCTGTTC is drawn from Primulina eburnea isolate SZY01 chromosome 10, ASM2296580v1, whole genome shotgun sequence and contains these coding sequences:
- the LOC140803058 gene encoding uncharacterized protein gives rise to the protein MSSPLMMLFTATFLVQFFMHADSTTHSKDLLVLKQLKAAINPSTITPGSCIYSWDFTLDPCDNLFTEKFTCGFRCDVLLNSVSRVTELALDSAGYSASLTAVSWNLPYLENLDLSNNFFSGPIPGSISRLTRLQRLALSRNSLSKAIPASVGSLPSLEQVYLDNNMLEGEIPSSFNGMKNLKRLELQGNKLGGAFPDLGQLINLSFLDASDNEISGQLPANLPPSLFELIMRNNQIEGNIPSTLVNLAYLQVLDISHNKLSGSVPASLFTHPSLQQLTLSFNQFGSVQVPINLGLTSQLISVDLSNNDIHGFLPGFMGLMPRLSALSLENNKFVGFIPAQYVLKVLAAGSGQDLAQFERLLLGGNYLFGPIPGPFLDLKPGSVTVRLGNNCLFRCPVRWFFCEGGVQKSLMECRGFGAIIP